The genomic DNA ACTGCGGAGAAGGCGCTGGCGCAGCTACCGAAGCACGCGCCCGAGGTGGTGCTGATGGACATCCAGCTCCCGGGGATGTCGGGGATCGAGTGTGCGGGGCGTTTGAAGAAGCTGCTGCCGGACGTGCAGATCATCATGGTGACGGTGTATGAGGATCCCGACCGGATCTTCAGCGCGCTGCGCAACGGGGCTTCCGGATATCTTTTGAAGCGGTCCGCGCCGGACCAGGTGCTGGCGGCGATCCGCGACGTGCAGCAGGGCGGGGCTCCGATGAGCGGCGAGATCGCGCGCAAGGTGATCCATCACTTCCGCGAGCAGTCAACGACGGCGGCAGAGGTGGACAACCTGACCGTGCGGGAGCGTGAAGTGCTCGAGCTGGTGGCGAACGGCTTCATCAACAAGGAGATCGCCGAGCGTCTCGGGGTGTCCGTGGAAGCGGTGCGCTGGCACCTGAAGCGGATCTACGCGAAGCTGCATGTGCGGACGCGGACCGAGGCGGCGCTGAAGTTGC from Luteolibacter rhizosphaerae includes the following:
- a CDS encoding response regulator transcription factor; its protein translation is MTKVGIVEDSKTTREGLATIIDLSPDFRCVCSCDTAEKALAQLPKHAPEVVLMDIQLPGMSGIECAGRLKKLLPDVQIIMVTVYEDPDRIFSALRNGASGYLLKRSAPDQVLAAIRDVQQGGAPMSGEIARKVIHHFREQSTTAAEVDNLTVREREVLELVANGFINKEIAERLGVSVEAVRWHLKRIYAKLHVRTRTEAALKLRGPK